A single region of the Bacillus cereus genome encodes:
- a CDS encoding glycosyltransferase: protein MKKKKILITSFDLAIGGVERSLIGLLNTIDYSKYDVDLMLFKHEGEFFSLLPKEPNLLQELKKYTTFRKSIKQIVQDGHISIGITRLIGKVMGTVHGGYLKSEEPGYFVIQYGWRMSLPFLPRLEEEYDVAISFLWPHYFVGNKVRAKRKIGWIHTDYSNIQLNKGMEYKMWKEIDDIVAVSESCRDTFLSSIPYINKKVQVIENIISPEFIREQSNQDVNHEIPVDLERIKLVTVGRLSHAKGIDDAIYACRKLLDQGYDIEWYIVGYGPQETELEKLIDKLELQGRFFLLGKKTNPYPYIKACDIYVQPSRYEGKAVTVREAQILNKPVLITNFPTAKSQLENGVDGYICPMGVEGIVEGIKNLVDDVEFRTEIVNNVSQRNYGNETEVEKIYRLIE from the coding sequence ATGAAAAAGAAAAAAATATTGATTACATCTTTTGATTTGGCAATTGGTGGAGTAGAAAGAAGCTTAATTGGTTTGCTAAATACAATTGATTACAGTAAATATGATGTAGATTTAATGTTATTTAAACATGAGGGAGAGTTTTTTTCTTTATTACCTAAAGAACCGAATTTGTTACAAGAATTAAAAAAATACACTACTTTTAGGAAATCAATTAAACAAATAGTACAAGATGGGCATATCTCTATTGGGATAACAAGGTTGATAGGTAAAGTTATGGGTACTGTGCATGGAGGGTATCTGAAGAGTGAAGAACCAGGATACTTTGTCATTCAATATGGATGGAGAATGTCTCTTCCATTTCTTCCGAGGTTGGAAGAAGAGTACGATGTTGCGATTAGTTTTTTGTGGCCACATTATTTCGTAGGTAATAAAGTTCGGGCGAAAAGAAAAATTGGGTGGATTCATACAGATTATTCAAACATACAACTTAATAAAGGCATGGAATATAAAATGTGGAAAGAAATAGATGATATCGTGGCTGTTTCTGAAAGTTGTAGAGATACATTTCTTAGTAGCATTCCTTATATAAATAAAAAAGTACAGGTTATTGAAAATATAATATCTCCTGAGTTTATACGTGAGCAATCTAATCAAGATGTTAATCATGAAATACCAGTTGACCTTGAACGGATAAAACTAGTTACTGTAGGTAGACTTTCACATGCTAAGGGAATCGATGACGCTATATATGCCTGTCGGAAATTATTGGATCAAGGATACGATATTGAGTGGTACATTGTTGGATATGGACCTCAAGAGACTGAACTTGAAAAATTGATAGATAAACTAGAGCTTCAAGGTAGATTCTTTCTACTAGGCAAGAAGACCAATCCGTATCCGTACATAAAAGCGTGTGATATATATGTACAACCATCCAGATATGAAGGGAAAGCTGTGACAGTACGTGAGGCACAAATCCTTAATAAACCAGTACTTATAACTAATTTTCCAACTGCAAAAAGCCAATTAGAGAATGGTGTAGATGGATATATTTGTCCAATGGGTGTAGAGGGGATTGTAGAGGGGATAAAAAACCTGGTTGATGATGTCGAATTCAGAACTGAAATTGTGAATAATGTTAGTCAACGGAATTATGGCAATGAAACAGAAGTGGAAAAGATATATAGATTAATTGAGTGA